TGAGATGGGTCATTTGGCCTCTTCCtgtttataacctttcttaagTTCTTATGACAGTCATCTGTGAGAGGAATCAAAACGTGGATCCCGCAGCTTCAGGGAGCAAGGAAGTTAACAATAATTATAAATTTCTCATTTCACAAATAACAAGTTGTTGCTGCCAGAATTTATCAGTTATTCATTAAAAGCAGGTATCACACACCAGGAAACAACACTGTAACCTTTGACCAGCAAGGGATTTCTTGCCAAGAAAACTCCAATACATAGTCCATAAAAGCTTAAAGCTTTTCCATTAAACCTCGgtatgtttaaaaacaaacattttgcaTTACCAATGCTCTTGCTTTATTGTTTTAGCTTTATATAacataatgtaaataaaataaaatgcaattttaagatacagtatttgaataatTTCATTTCTAGAAGACACAATGACTACAATACCTTCCATTGTACTTTGATGTATTTAGACAAGATTTATAAATATTACCAGAAGACATTTAACCCACATGACTTTGATttccattaaattaaatgttggcTAGCTTTGCAATACGAAATGGGAACAGAATAGAAGACTATTAAAGAAATATTAGTCCACATTGTGTGGCTTCCTTCCCTCCAAAACCTAAACATCAGTTCTGTAAAATAATACTgggtcaaaaaaaatgtaagtgaCAGAATGAATAACACAGATGTTAAACAGTTGTTTACTTACTAGCTGCAGCCACACCGATGAGAAACGAAGTCAAGTAAAAAGACCATGTTGCAGGAAGGATGAATGCAGCAATATACCCACTGTAgggaataaaaaaactgaacactGATTTATCAGTGCATGAGTCTACTAAACAGCATCATTTTTTACAAACCTGACTTCTGTCTTCATTTCTGTTCATCCACCTGCTTTCTGGTAACTGGCCTATATTACTCCCAGTGCAATGTGCAGATAACACAGATAATTAATCAAATTCAAGCTATACATATTATAAAACATTAAGTCAGAGCAAACCAATAACTTGTGTCATATGGTCAACCTCAAGGCCCAACTTCATCAATTATTATTCTGGCTGTGAAAATATGTGCTTTCACTCCAGCACAGTGCAGAGCTGTGTACTGCACACACTGGCCCTGTAGAAATGGGTTGCTTGTTGTTCTTTTTGGAGGGTATGGCATTTTGAGACAATTACTATTTTCAAAGACACTGACCTGTACAATAGTCCACTAAGCATCATCGTCAGTTTAGGTCCAATTACTGCAATGACCGAGGGAGCTATAAAATTAGAAGCTGCAAAAACTCCGTAGATAATAGCAAAACTACAAGGAGAGAAGATAACAAGGCTTATTAGTCAGGCTATTCACCCCTAATTTTACAGTGTCTAccttcaaaataaattaaaaacaagcgTGAGTCTTGCCTTACCTGTTGTAACCACTGCCCTCAAACGTAGTGTTGGCCAAACTCTTAATAACTGTttgctaaaaataaaagcttaaaataaatcaaagaagAACAAAAGTTTTCTCCTTAAAAATTACAAATTCTACATGCTCTAAATGTCACACAATggaattaaaagtttcattaTGATGCTGTAATTTTGAGAATATGAAGATAACATGCTTTAACATTTCAAATGCAGCTATGTTTTGAACTGAAAAACCTGTGGCTGGATATATGCAAAACTAGGCTCTTGACACTGGCATGTCTTTGTGAAGaattgatctacagtatgtggagaaAAGTTAAAAGTGTGTAATAAGATACCAAAAGAACATGGGGCAATGTGAGGAACAAAGGTCCCATTATTTGGCTTAAATCACATGCTGTATTTAATGCCTTAAGCAGGAGACGCCGAGTTTATATTTCTGCAAGAAACCAAGTAGCAAATTAGATATCTTTAACTGCTTCACTTCGATTACTAAAAAAGCAAATGCAAGTTTACATCGGAAGATTTTAAGGACCTTATTATACATTACAGTTTACCGCCGTCGCCTAATTAAAGAAAGATGACAAACATTTGCCATTTCAAAAtagagtatactgtaactgtagaCTGAGTAAAGCGATCAAAATTTGAACTATTacgaaaacatttaattttcatgttatttAAATGTAGTCCCGAAACTCAAAAGCTCTCATTATATGTGATACAAACCCCAATACTTACTATAAGCATATaatcaatacagtacatatgttttgtttaaagctATCTAGGTAACTTTACGACTCCAGTAAAACGCTCGTAATGTCTTTAATAAGAAATCACGACTTACTTCAATGTTTCCACAAGTCGTAAAAGCAGTAAATATCAGCAGAAATCCTATTCCAAGAATGACAACATTAAAGGTCCTGAAGTCTGCCATAGTGgaagtttaaaaatatgttaaaagcaagattaatcttcaatttaaattaaataacagtatttttaatgcagaaaAGATCCGTCCTCGGATCTGCTTGTCATCGTTCCTTCATGTGGATACGCCAGCGTAGTTTTACTGCcgtattctgacaacaatctgcGCCACCTGGACAAGATGAggcgtactgtatgtgttatggGGAATAGCACACTTGGACAGTTCATCCCTCTTTACCCCGCCTCTCCTTTCTTAAAACGACAGTGCGCTTCTAATTCACGTGTTGGACAGGGAGCTGTAGTTGACCAATCGAAAAGAAAGCCATTTATTTTACACtattttcaagtttaaaggtgCACACTAACCAATACAAGAGATGTTGTCAGTACATCTTTGACAAACAGACATGCTTATAAGATTGTAATACTAACAAATATAcatcttgaaagcattgcgttgattaaaaaatgtatagaacTGCATCGTCATCGACTTCATAAAGCCTTTTTTATAATGTGCTTCTCTcctttattaaattattgttaCAGCAACATGCACATATCGAACAAAATCAAACGCAATACTCTTAATCGTTGTTTTCGAGACGAATGCTTTGTTGTTGTAAATACACTGAAGAACAGTGAGTGATTTCTGAACTTTTAAAAGCAGCGCCGGGTTGCTACGGAAGCCCGTCAGCTCGAGCTGGAGAGGCACGCAGGTTTCCCAGCAGGCTCGCCGCGTTATTGTACACAATCATCATGGCGTCGCAGGATGGTGGGTACAGAGAGAATATGGATTTTTATACCGTTACAACAACCATAGCGGTTTCCTGCTTTTATTTGACATACGCGTAACGTTGTATAACTTATACCGATTAACCTGATGGGTGTGTAGCCAGCCAATCGTTTATCATGATAATTTTGGAGGCGATGTAACACTCTGTGGTCGCTTACGTTACAGAGCAGAAGGGGGTTATGTaagtttttcattaaaaaacaaaaaagaaaaaaagaaaccacgGTCTCTCTCTATATCTTTCGAGGTGAAAATATGTAGGTTGGACAGTTTGTCATGTCCTGTTGGTGTCATgttggaatgttttgtttgaaaaTCATGAGATTGATTTGAACAGGGTGCAGCTGTCATTGCTAAATGCAAGTGATACAAAAATACCCTTGTTAGTCATCGTAGCCCAAAGCCAGGCTGGCGGTGTTAATGAAACTGCAGTTTCTTTAGGTTAACCAAGAGTTATACATTCagtcatacagtaaataagtttGTAATTTCAATGCAGTATGACTTATTTTCTTAAAGGGGCAGGCAGTTACATGCGTCCAATATTGGGCTGGTTTTgatatgttgttttttaattctaaCTTTGTGTAAAAGTTTACGCTTGGCAATACTGTCCAGGTGATGGAGGACACGCAAAAAGCGACGCCTCGCAGAAAAGACGAATTTTTCTCCGAAGTTGTGAGTGAAAAGGCGTATATAATATGTAGTTTTACGTTTTACGTATAACTGACAGGGAGGAGTATCAGTGCATATCAGTATCAACACGTTACATACATGGAGCGAGTAAACTAGTGTTTTAAAATCCTTGTGAATGAGtctgcagtactgcttaagttCAAGTTTAACTGCGGAAgcagcaatgcagtgcagctctGTTCTTAGTTAAATGCTCATGTTTCTCTTTGCGTTAAAGGGGGTGAAAGTATGATGCAAACTGGTGCCAGTCCCAAGAAGGAGCCGGTGCCGTACGGAAAAGCCGGTGACGGGGATGCCGAGGCCGCTGAACAAGCATCGCAATCATATGGGGAAAACTccacagctcaggtctctgccgTCAGCAACGGGAGCGACAACGATGATGGGAAAGAAATGGTAGAGTTGAAAATTATCTGGAACAAGAACAAGTACGATTTAAAAATTCCCCTCGATGGCACTGGAGCCAGTCTAAAAGAGAGAATTCACTCGCTTACAGGTAAGCATTCCTCTACAAAAAGTCCTGTAGTataggtttatggtcaaagatgTTATTTTGACAACAACTGCGGGGTGAATTTTTGAGGCTGTTACTGTATGCTGCATTTCTTttcacattaaatatttaaattaaagattaaagagTAAAGATGAAGGTTAAAAGATACACATTTACATCTGCTTGATAATTTATCACCCTCAGTTATTACCAGTCTCCTCTCCAGTGACTTACccttcaaaactttttttttgtttttctgattgGTTGCAGCTGTTTGGTTGTACTGTAATATTGCAGTCTGTCAGCTTCAGATTGTTCAAGGAGCTTCCTTTTTAATGTGTGTTTATGAATTATTTTGTCTAATAGTGATTTGAGTTAAGAATCCCAAGTTAGTGCATGAAGTTCAGtacaccttttttttaaatggtgtttGTTTGTCTCTGTAGGTCTTCCCCCTGCTATGCAAAAAGTGATGTATAAAGGACTGCTGCCAGAAGACAAGACCCTGCGTGAAATTAAAGTAACAAATGGTGCAAAAATAATGGTAGTAGGATCTACCATAAATGATGTTTTAGCAGTGAATACACCTAAGGAAGTCATTCAGCAAGATGTAAAAGcagaggaaaataaaaaggaaccTTTGTGTCGGCAAAAGGTGAGTTTTTATTAAACAGCATCTCATTACGTAAGGGGCTGAACCTTATTGGGTGGAAAAATAGtacaatttagttttttttgcaCAGCTGTTTGGTCCATTTCAGGCTTTTCAAGCTGCATGTGTACTGATAGTAATGAAAATACTTGATGTCTTTATTCAAGCATTAAAGCAATGTAGAACatcataaatacaaaataagttgatgtacagtactactAAAACATTGCATGATGCAC
This sequence is a window from Lepisosteus oculatus isolate fLepOcu1 chromosome 19, fLepOcu1.hap2, whole genome shotgun sequence. Protein-coding genes within it:
- the ubfd1 gene encoding ubiquitin domain-containing protein UBFD1 isoform X1; amino-acid sequence: MASQDGGESMMQTGASPKKEPVPYGKAGDGDAEAAEQASQSYGENSTAQVSAVSNGSDNDDGKEMVELKIIWNKNKYDLKIPLDGTGASLKERIHSLTGLPPAMQKVMYKGLLPEDKTLREIKVTNGAKIMVVGSTINDVLAVNTPKEVIQQDVKAEENKKEPLCRQKQHRKVLDKGKPEDIMPSIKGAKERLPTVPLSGMYNKSGGKVRLTFKLEQDQLWIGTKERTEKIPMGSIKNVITEPIEGHEDYHMMAFQLGPTEASYYWVYWVPAQYVDAIKDTVLGKWQYF
- the ubfd1 gene encoding ubiquitin domain-containing protein UBFD1 isoform X2 — its product is MMQTGASPKKEPVPYGKAGDGDAEAAEQASQSYGENSTAQVSAVSNGSDNDDGKEMVELKIIWNKNKYDLKIPLDGTGASLKERIHSLTGLPPAMQKVMYKGLLPEDKTLREIKVTNGAKIMVVGSTINDVLAVNTPKEVIQQDVKAEENKKEPLCRQKQHRKVLDKGKPEDIMPSIKGAKERLPTVPLSGMYNKSGGKVRLTFKLEQDQLWIGTKERTEKIPMGSIKNVITEPIEGHEDYHMMAFQLGPTEASYYWVYWVPAQYVDAIKDTVLGKWQYF